In one Umezawaea sp. Da 62-37 genomic region, the following are encoded:
- a CDS encoding IS30 family transposase, with amino-acid sequence MLTLADREEISRGLAESLEYKEIAVLIDRDPSVVSREVARHGGRGGYRAVDADQVATRGRSRPKVMAVDRSSELRSVVLDLLRLGWSPGSIAGRLARERRDGDSGGVSHEAIYQWVYAQPVATLGRELIALRTGRTARRGPRPAPAPRIREPRYLDERPAEVEGRAVAGHWEGDLVVGKGGRSVVATLVERTSRFLILVPLHGRDSLTVSEAIISAVGSLPATIKRSLTWDCGSEMALHKGITATGLPVFFAHPHSPWERGSNENLNRIVREYLPKGIEITHDPTYLAAIAAEINDRPRKIHDWRKPSEVFIELLEADASTA; translated from the coding sequence ATGTTGACGTTGGCCGATCGGGAGGAGATCTCTCGTGGTCTGGCGGAGTCGTTGGAGTACAAGGAGATCGCTGTTCTAATCGATCGTGATCCCTCGGTCGTGTCGCGTGAGGTCGCTCGTCATGGCGGGCGTGGTGGGTATCGGGCGGTGGACGCCGACCAGGTCGCGACGCGGGGGCGGTCGCGGCCGAAGGTGATGGCGGTGGATCGGTCGTCGGAACTGCGGTCGGTGGTGCTGGACCTGTTGCGTCTGGGCTGGTCACCGGGGTCGATCGCGGGACGGTTGGCACGTGAACGTCGCGACGGGGACTCTGGCGGGGTGAGTCATGAGGCGATCTACCAGTGGGTCTATGCGCAGCCGGTGGCGACGCTGGGGCGGGAGTTGATCGCGTTGCGGACCGGACGCACCGCTCGGCGGGGGCCTCGTCCGGCGCCGGCGCCGCGGATCCGGGAGCCCCGCTATCTCGATGAACGTCCGGCCGAGGTCGAGGGCCGGGCGGTGGCCGGGCATTGGGAGGGGGACTTGGTCGTGGGCAAGGGCGGCAGGTCCGTGGTGGCGACCTTGGTGGAGCGCACCAGCCGGTTCCTGATCCTGGTGCCGCTTCACGGGCGGGACTCGTTGACGGTGAGTGAGGCGATCATCTCCGCTGTCGGTTCTCTCCCGGCGACGATCAAGCGGTCGTTGACGTGGGATTGTGGTTCGGAAATGGCTCTGCACAAGGGCATCACGGCTACCGGGTTGCCGGTGTTCTTCGCTCACCCGCACTCGCCGTGGGAGCGCGGCAGCAATGAGAACCTCAACCGGATCGTGCGGGAGTACCTGCCCAAGGGCATCGAGATCACCCATGACCCGACTTACCTTGCCGCCATCGCCGCCGAGATCAACGACCGGCCCCGTAAGATTCACGATTGGCGTAAACCCAGCGAGGTATTCATCGAACTCCTCGAAGCGGATGCTTCCACCGCCTGA
- a CDS encoding DUF6042 family protein: MVRLESHADAPPEDTDEWDDVVEIPYRSLSGEVGLSCVTGGFTGEAFPLGGAGSYRVRVTRRALPDADDLEDLWLLRFRPAEPEPPRWSRRGRPAVGRADSGWRGLFAYEVTDLLWAVAAAGEESGGATLEAVRQWGVRHHRTAEWREQPLSRRQPHQLDPADVARQFGVPAPSRLAGMLDLFAAAGLLLLDQDGYREPAVPPNVEDVLDLPTELAEQVVVQRETNRFCSFAADLVSVALWNGTTQTLTALAERTLVPEVDVRAALEWAQRCGLLRVEGSVDGRFVMTC; this comes from the coding sequence GTGGTGCGCCTGGAGTCACACGCCGACGCCCCACCGGAGGACACGGATGAGTGGGACGACGTCGTGGAGATTCCCTATCGGAGTCTGTCGGGCGAGGTGGGGCTTTCCTGCGTGACCGGCGGCTTCACCGGGGAGGCCTTCCCACTCGGCGGTGCCGGTTCCTACCGCGTGCGCGTGACGAGGAGGGCTCTTCCCGACGCGGACGATCTGGAAGACCTGTGGCTGCTCCGTTTTCGGCCCGCCGAGCCCGAACCGCCGCGGTGGTCGCGGCGTGGCAGACCGGCGGTGGGTCGCGCGGACTCGGGCTGGCGGGGCCTGTTCGCCTACGAGGTCACCGACCTGTTGTGGGCGGTCGCGGCGGCGGGCGAGGAGTCCGGCGGCGCGACGCTGGAGGCGGTGCGGCAGTGGGGTGTGCGACACCACCGCACGGCCGAGTGGCGCGAGCAGCCGCTGTCCCGACGCCAACCCCACCAACTGGACCCGGCCGACGTCGCCCGGCAATTCGGCGTCCCCGCGCCCTCCCGGTTGGCGGGGATGCTGGACCTGTTCGCCGCGGCCGGTCTGCTGCTCCTCGACCAGGACGGGTATCGCGAGCCCGCCGTGCCGCCGAACGTGGAGGACGTGCTCGACCTGCCCACCGAACTCGCCGAGCAGGTGGTCGTGCAGCGTGAGACCAACCGCTTCTGCTCGTTCGCGGCGGACTTGGTGTCCGTCGCGTTGTGGAACGGCACGACGCAAACGCTTACCGCGCTCGCGGAGCGCACGCTCGTGCCGGAGGTCGACGTCCGAGCCGCCTTGGAGTGGGCGCAACGCTGTGGGCTGCTGCGCGTCGAGGGGTCGGTGGACGGAAGGTTCGTGATGACGTGCTGA
- a CDS encoding polysaccharide lyase — protein sequence MAASLNNTFERPTAGSAYPRAQWAADGWNAPWDLGLDTRTLVDSSVKRSGSKSLRVTYPARQIGPENSGASAPFAIPRAREYYVAQWVRFSPDFSWGTTEYAGKVGVGLGAGASCSGGIPCDGYNGFTSRFIWRSGGKAAIYFYSMDHAGQYGDYRDLSVGGSTIFYPLGQWVEIVQRVRVNTVTDGNANPDGEIQVWYNGQSAALIQGLKFVRNGDLIDRAYLSSFHGGAEASFAPTNTSYIWYDDLRVNTSPI from the coding sequence ATGGCTGCCTCACTGAACAACACCTTCGAACGGCCTACGGCCGGTTCCGCCTATCCGCGCGCCCAGTGGGCGGCAGACGGGTGGAACGCGCCGTGGGACCTCGGTCTCGACACCCGGACCCTGGTCGACTCCAGCGTCAAGCGCAGCGGGAGCAAGTCGTTGCGCGTGACCTATCCGGCCCGGCAGATCGGGCCGGAGAACTCCGGCGCCTCGGCACCGTTCGCCATCCCCAGGGCGCGGGAGTACTACGTCGCGCAGTGGGTCCGGTTCAGCCCGGACTTCAGCTGGGGCACAACCGAGTACGCGGGCAAGGTCGGAGTCGGGCTGGGTGCGGGCGCGTCCTGCTCCGGCGGTATTCCCTGCGACGGCTACAACGGCTTCACGTCACGATTCATCTGGCGTAGCGGCGGCAAGGCCGCAATCTACTTCTACAGCATGGACCACGCCGGCCAGTACGGCGATTACCGCGACCTCAGCGTGGGCGGCTCCACCATTTTCTACCCTCTCGGCCAGTGGGTGGAGATCGTGCAACGGGTGCGGGTGAACACCGTGACCGACGGCAACGCCAATCCCGACGGCGAGATCCAGGTCTGGTACAACGGCCAGTCCGCGGCGCTGATCCAGGGGCTGAAGTTCGTCCGCAACGGCGACCTGATCGACCGCGCTTACCTGTCGTCGTTCCACGGCGGGGCCGAGGCGTCCTTCGCCCCGACCAACACCTCCTACATCTGGTACGACGACCTCCGGGTCAACACCAGTCCCATCTAA
- a CDS encoding phosphatase PAP2 family protein, with protein MSTPVPARRWIVLAIAGFAVAALVYVLAVWTTTGQSLENAALRGADQVDRSESDNAWQALGQITVYSLAAASMLVALVGVLRRRWDLAVAAVGVIVGGQLVVQVLKRFVLVRPHLVEVTGDYAGNSLPSGHTTIAMTVLFAALIVTPYRWRGVVLFFLLPWAVGIGQYTLTAKWHRLSDTLAADAIALAMAALASWWLARRGALHRYTGQRKVGRTVLVVFWTLSGVLALALGAILWGAPLLREGPVATTGEYDWVIYLGATSFASAGSVITALVFLAHWRRVDTVPAHSDLITGSHALAAS; from the coding sequence GTGTCGACCCCGGTGCCGGCACGGCGGTGGATCGTGCTCGCGATCGCCGGCTTCGCCGTCGCCGCGCTGGTCTACGTACTGGCCGTGTGGACGACCACGGGCCAGTCGCTGGAGAACGCGGCGCTGCGGGGCGCCGACCAGGTGGACCGGAGCGAGTCCGACAACGCCTGGCAGGCACTGGGGCAGATCACCGTCTACTCGTTGGCCGCGGCCTCGATGCTGGTGGCACTGGTCGGCGTCCTGCGCAGGCGGTGGGACTTGGCGGTCGCCGCGGTCGGTGTCATCGTCGGCGGGCAACTCGTCGTGCAGGTGCTCAAGCGGTTCGTGCTCGTCCGGCCGCACCTCGTGGAGGTCACCGGGGACTACGCGGGCAACAGCCTGCCCAGCGGGCACACCACGATCGCGATGACGGTGCTGTTCGCCGCGCTGATCGTCACGCCGTACCGGTGGCGCGGCGTGGTGCTCTTCTTCCTGCTGCCGTGGGCCGTCGGCATCGGGCAGTACACGCTCACGGCCAAGTGGCACCGGCTCAGCGACACGCTCGCGGCGGACGCGATCGCCTTGGCGATGGCCGCGCTGGCGTCGTGGTGGCTGGCCCGCCGAGGAGCGCTGCACCGGTACACCGGACAGCGGAAGGTCGGTCGTACCGTCCTCGTGGTGTTCTGGACGCTCTCCGGCGTGCTCGCCCTGGCGCTGGGCGCGATCCTCTGGGGCGCACCACTGCTTCGCGAGGGGCCCGTCGCGACCACCGGGGAGTACGACTGGGTGATCTACCTGGGGGCCACGTCGTTCGCGTCAGCCGGGTCGGTCATCACTGCGTTGGTGTTCCTCGCACACTGGCGACGGGTCGACACCGTTCCCGCGCACTCGGACCTCATCACCGGGTCGCACGCACTGGCCGCCTCGTAG
- a CDS encoding class I SAM-dependent methyltransferase, with protein sequence MPDAIFAHPRLVSVYDAFDGDRTDLLAYLGIADELGANRVLDIGCGTGCLAVLLADSGRTVVGVDPAAASIEVAKSKDPAARITWVHGDVTALPALDVDLAVMTGNVAQVFLSDDSWTQTLRGIREALRPDGHLVFETRRPARRAWTDWAADTDPVILDVPGTGPVEQRREVTDVSLPCVSFRFTYRFLSDGMVVTSDSTIRFRGRDEVESTLIAHGFRVLDVREAPDRPGREFVFIAERTT encoded by the coding sequence GTGCCCGACGCGATCTTCGCCCACCCTCGCCTCGTATCCGTCTACGACGCCTTCGATGGAGACCGCACGGATCTGCTGGCCTACCTGGGAATCGCCGACGAGTTGGGCGCGAATCGTGTGCTCGACATCGGTTGTGGGACAGGATGTCTGGCGGTCCTGCTTGCGGACAGCGGCCGCACTGTTGTGGGTGTCGACCCGGCCGCGGCATCGATCGAGGTCGCGAAGTCGAAGGATCCGGCCGCACGAATCACCTGGGTTCACGGTGATGTGACAGCACTGCCGGCGCTAGATGTTGATCTCGCGGTGATGACGGGGAACGTGGCACAGGTCTTCCTCTCCGACGACAGCTGGACGCAGACCCTCCGCGGCATCCGCGAGGCACTTCGCCCCGATGGCCACCTCGTGTTCGAGACCAGACGCCCCGCGCGTCGGGCGTGGACCGACTGGGCTGCGGACACGGATCCGGTCATCCTCGACGTCCCTGGAACCGGACCGGTGGAGCAACGGCGTGAGGTCACCGACGTGAGCCTTCCCTGCGTCTCCTTCCGCTTCACCTACAGGTTCCTGTCGGATGGCATGGTGGTCACCTCGGACTCGACCATCCGGTTCCGCGGTCGCGATGAGGTGGAGTCGACCCTGATCGCCCATGGCTTTCGAGTGCTGGACGTCCGAGAGGCACCCGACCGACCCGGTCGCGAGTTCGTGTTCATCGCCGAGCGCACGACCTGA